The following proteins come from a genomic window of Methanospirillum lacunae:
- a CDS encoding molybdenum cofactor biosynthesis protein MoaE encodes MYRMQEEPIDLSQVFENVGPDTGAVLIFAGTVRNDGMDVLRLETDKEEAEKEIHKIISEAEEKWDLTRVQVIHRYGPMKVGEVIVLITVASSHRDVGYAASRYLIDELKVRVPIWKAELFGDKVRWVPGAGE; translated from the coding sequence ATGTACCGGATGCAGGAAGAACCCATAGATCTCTCCCAGGTTTTTGAGAATGTCGGACCTGATACCGGGGCTGTTCTTATCTTCGCAGGCACAGTGAGAAATGACGGGATGGATGTTCTGCGACTTGAAACAGATAAGGAAGAGGCAGAAAAGGAGATTCATAAGATAATATCGGAGGCTGAAGAGAAGTGGGATCTCACCCGTGTTCAGGTTATCCACCGGTATGGTCCTATGAAAGTGGGTGAAGTGATCGTACTCATCACGGTCGCATCCAGCCATCGAGATGTGGGATATGCAGCATCACGATATCTTATCGATGAATTAAAAGTCAGGGTTCCTATATGGAAAGCTGAACTATTTGGCGATAAAGTACGGTGGGTCCCGGGGGCAGGAGAGTAA
- a CDS encoding ABC transporter permease: protein MRTLLTIVGVAIAIAVLYSLLSFNAGYERQLSGEMNSLGVSLLAVPKGCPYEAASLVMHGGVIPKYLNESNLQTIRKTTGVEIATPMLLQQFTNNGTSHVVYGIESAEMQKIKPWWKVQGRFFSDDEKNVMVIGAGLAELDGAKVGDTIPIGPIKEPFTIVGILERTGGQDDQSHFLPIDEAQRIFKKEGKINTIAVLVKDPKEVASVSDEIEKIPDTQVVTMSQISGTIMNLVGSARTLLFSLIAVAIVISAFGIMNTLLMSVHERTREFGMMKAIGASGVDIGIMVMIETIIVTTAGGILGIYGSFVGAGMIEKFVRSNIPYAPVGSLITVDPFLIGECLLFSVVLGLICGLYPAFRSSRLSPMEAIRSEFE from the coding sequence ATGCGAACACTGCTGACCATAGTGGGGGTAGCCATCGCTATTGCAGTCCTCTATTCACTCTTATCATTCAATGCCGGATACGAGAGGCAACTCTCCGGAGAGATGAATAGTCTTGGAGTAAGTCTTCTCGCAGTTCCAAAAGGGTGCCCGTATGAGGCTGCAAGTCTTGTCATGCATGGAGGAGTTATTCCAAAGTATCTGAATGAATCTAATCTGCAGACGATCAGGAAAACCACTGGTGTTGAGATAGCAACTCCGATGCTATTGCAGCAATTTACCAATAACGGGACATCCCATGTAGTGTATGGCATCGAAAGTGCCGAGATGCAGAAGATCAAGCCATGGTGGAAAGTTCAGGGGCGATTTTTCTCAGACGATGAAAAGAACGTCATGGTGATCGGAGCGGGTCTCGCAGAACTTGATGGTGCCAAAGTAGGAGACACAATTCCAATAGGTCCAATAAAAGAACCTTTCACTATCGTCGGGATACTTGAGCGGACTGGAGGTCAGGATGATCAGTCTCACTTCTTACCAATCGATGAAGCCCAGAGGATCTTCAAGAAAGAAGGCAAGATCAACACAATAGCGGTACTTGTGAAGGATCCCAAAGAGGTTGCTTCTGTATCTGATGAGATCGAGAAGATACCAGACACCCAGGTCGTCACGATGTCACAGATATCCGGGACCATTATGAATCTGGTGGGTTCAGCACGTACATTGCTCTTTTCGCTCATTGCAGTAGCAATAGTTATCAGTGCATTTGGTATCATGAACACCCTGCTGATGTCTGTACATGAGCGAACCCGTGAATTCGGGATGATGAAAGCAATCGGTGCATCAGGAGTTGACATAGGAATCATGGTCATGATAGAGACAATCATCGTAACCACTGCTGGTGGAATTCTGGGGATCTATGGATCATTTGTTGGTGCTGGTATGATTGAGAAGTTTGTCAGGTCAAATATTCCATATGCACCGGTCGGAAGCCTGATAACCGTTGATCCTTTTCTGATAGGAGAGTGCCTGCTCTTCTCGGTTGTGCTGGGGCTGATATGTGGATTATATCCAGCCTTTAGATCATCAAGACTGAGCCCGATGGAAGCCATCAGGAGTGAGTTTGAATGA
- a CDS encoding HesA/MoeB/ThiF family protein translates to MSSDFTLSDNERERYLRQILIFGSKGQEALKKSHVFIAGCGGLGSPITLYLAAAGVGTLTIVDQDTVALSNLNRQILHWSDDIGREKITSAQEKLHSLNPEISIHAIHESIASNSLPILAKGADIIVDAVDSMETRRVLNSYCVRNKVPFVHGAVHGLKGQMMVIIPGDTACLQCFIHHSPRYPVVPVLGVTAGIIGLMEANEVIKMITGTGRIQAGRLVLWDGEQGSIENFQVRRDPHCPVCWKCKFSG, encoded by the coding sequence TTGTCTTCAGATTTTACGTTATCAGATAATGAGAGAGAACGTTATCTCCGTCAGATCCTGATATTTGGATCAAAAGGACAGGAAGCTCTCAAAAAAAGCCATGTATTCATCGCAGGTTGTGGTGGTCTTGGATCTCCAATAACCTTGTATCTTGCAGCAGCTGGAGTTGGGACTCTGACTATTGTTGATCAGGACACCGTGGCATTATCCAATCTGAACCGCCAGATTCTACACTGGTCTGATGACATCGGCAGAGAGAAAATAACTTCTGCACAAGAAAAACTTCACTCTCTAAATCCTGAGATTTCTATTCATGCGATCCATGAATCTATTGCCTCAAATTCTCTTCCTATCCTTGCAAAAGGTGCAGATATCATAGTAGATGCTGTTGACTCTATGGAAACCCGCCGGGTTCTGAATTCCTATTGTGTCAGGAACAAAGTCCCGTTTGTCCATGGGGCTGTTCACGGGCTAAAGGGACAGATGATGGTGATAATTCCCGGTGATACGGCCTGTCTGCAGTGTTTCATCCATCATTCGCCTAGATATCCGGTTGTTCCTGTGCTTGGTGTCACAGCCGGCATTATTGGTCTTATGGAAGCGAATGAAGTAATTAAGATGATCACCGGGACCGGCAGGATTCAGGCAGGTAGACTTGTTCTCTGGGATGGGGAACAGGGTTCTATAGAGAACTTTCAGGTCAGAAGAGATCCTCACTGTCCAGTATGTTGGAAATGTAAATTTTCTGGTTAA
- a CDS encoding aminotransferase class V-fold PLP-dependent enzyme yields the protein MQHADIKNLVYLNNAASTWPKPPCVLDAVAQSSSLPYLESGRTTLEGLISYPDEGRKALSSFFQTDDPSEWVFTSNATDSLNILIHGFATGLNTPFHVITTELEHNSVIRPLLTLKKAEKISLSIIPADSGGHINPDLIREAITPETRLAVINHGSNVTGAVQDITEICRLLHEEDVFSIIDGSQTAGQIPIRLSEIPVDAFVFTGHKYLFGIPGIGGFFIRTPESVLSLHQGGTGFDSASPDHPAEMPARFEAGTPNFPGIAALTAGIDYVSGIGFDRICLHLDEMSRYLSKRLSDLDNVILYSPDPDTPIFSFNISGVDPEDVGLILGRKYNVVTRTGLHCAPWIHQRLTNGQGCVRISLSYLNTMEQCRLVADVIEGLV from the coding sequence GTGCAGCACGCGGATATCAAGAACCTGGTTTATCTGAATAATGCTGCAAGTACCTGGCCTAAACCCCCCTGTGTACTGGATGCGGTAGCACAGTCATCTTCATTACCTTATCTGGAATCAGGGAGGACAACATTAGAAGGATTGATCTCCTATCCAGATGAGGGCCGGAAGGCACTATCTTCTTTTTTTCAAACCGATGATCCATCTGAATGGGTATTCACATCAAATGCAACAGATTCACTTAATATCCTGATTCACGGATTTGCTACTGGATTGAACACTCCTTTTCATGTGATCACGACAGAACTGGAACATAATTCTGTAATCCGCCCTTTATTAACTCTAAAAAAGGCAGAAAAGATCTCCCTCTCTATTATTCCGGCAGACTCGGGAGGCCATATCAATCCGGATTTGATTCGTGAAGCCATTACTCCGGAGACCCGGCTTGCGGTGATAAATCATGGCAGTAATGTAACCGGAGCAGTACAGGATATAACTGAAATCTGTAGATTACTCCATGAAGAAGACGTCTTCTCTATAATCGATGGTTCACAGACTGCCGGACAGATCCCGATCCGGTTATCTGAAATCCCTGTTGATGCCTTTGTTTTTACCGGTCATAAATACCTCTTTGGAATTCCCGGAATCGGTGGATTTTTTATACGAACACCTGAATCAGTTCTCTCTCTTCACCAGGGTGGTACCGGATTTGATTCTGCTTCCCCGGATCATCCAGCAGAAATGCCTGCACGATTTGAGGCAGGAACTCCCAACTTTCCCGGTATTGCTGCCCTGACTGCAGGAATTGACTATGTGTCCGGAATTGGTTTTGACAGGATATGTTTGCATCTTGATGAAATGTCTCGGTATCTTTCGAAGCGGTTATCTGACCTGGATAATGTGATTCTGTATTCACCTGATCCTGATACCCCGATCTTCTCATTTAATATATCCGGAGTCGATCCGGAAGACGTAGGTCTGATTCTGGGAAGAAAATATAACGTGGTAACCCGGACTGGTCTGCATTGTGCTCCGTGGATTCATCAGAGATTAACCAATGGACAAGGTTGTGTCAGAATAAGTCTTTCGTATCTGAACACCATGGAGCAGTGCAGACTTGTGGCTGATGTTATAGAGGGCCTTGTATAA
- the larE gene encoding ATP-dependent sacrificial sulfur transferase LarE, protein MDLSTKLSRLEELIRNKAPILIAYSGGVDSSLLAAVAQEILGSDNARCVLVDGPEVPRRGVAEAISNARSLGLNLEIIKGESLSKDLKQINPSDRCRHCKIGTYQILAEAAKRYGSNSIADGANISDLGEHRPGIEAFSSCGVIHPFIMAEITKQDIREIARLKGLPFWDKPSSACLYSRIPYGDEITDKKLQMIEESEELLTNLGFKQVRVRHHGNIARIEVQPEDMLKIIGLKADIEMKIRKIGFSYVTLDLRGYRSGSMDEVLS, encoded by the coding sequence ATGGACCTTTCAACTAAACTCTCCAGACTTGAAGAACTCATCAGGAATAAGGCACCGATTCTTATTGCGTACTCAGGAGGAGTGGATAGTTCACTCCTGGCTGCAGTAGCACAGGAAATTCTTGGATCTGATAACGCCCGCTGTGTCCTTGTAGACGGGCCTGAAGTTCCACGCAGAGGAGTTGCAGAAGCGATATCAAACGCAAGATCACTGGGATTAAATCTTGAGATAATCAAGGGAGAGTCACTTTCTAAAGACCTGAAACAGATCAACCCATCAGACCGATGCAGACACTGCAAGATAGGTACATATCAAATCCTTGCAGAGGCAGCTAAACGATACGGAAGTAATTCAATCGCAGATGGAGCAAACATTTCAGATCTGGGAGAACACCGCCCGGGAATCGAGGCCTTCAGCTCATGTGGTGTGATTCACCCTTTCATTATGGCAGAGATCACAAAACAGGATATCAGGGAGATCGCACGGTTGAAAGGACTCCCATTCTGGGATAAACCGTCATCGGCTTGCCTGTATTCCCGCATTCCATATGGCGACGAGATAACAGACAAAAAGCTGCAGATGATAGAGGAGAGTGAAGAATTACTCACGAATCTCGGATTTAAACAAGTCAGAGTGCGTCATCACGGAAATATTGCTCGAATAGAGGTACAGCCTGAAGATATGCTCAAAATTATTGGCCTGAAAGCAGACATCGAGATGAAAATTCGTAAGATAGGGTTCTCATATGTTACATTAGACCTTAGAGGATACCGATCAGGAAGCATGGACGAAGTGCTGTCATAG
- a CDS encoding ABC transporter ATP-binding protein codes for MNLIEAQDLSKVYHRGSEEIHALKGVSLSVKAGEFVSIVGPSGSGKTGLLNILGLLDDPSGGSVKVHGTDVTHLKEKQRVVLRRDTIGFVFQQFFLIPTMTARENLELPLLFSRTKPDPKKTESILEMLGLAHRGDHLPYQLSGGEMQRVAIGRALMNDPEVILADEPTGNLDSVSSEMIYNLFRELRNKGLTLIVVTHNTDLAKRADRVITIRDGILTENEQVCCPCS; via the coding sequence ATGAACCTGATTGAAGCCCAAGATCTCTCAAAGGTTTACCACAGGGGAAGTGAAGAGATTCATGCCCTGAAAGGGGTGAGTCTTTCAGTGAAGGCAGGAGAATTTGTCTCCATCGTGGGACCTTCAGGATCAGGAAAAACCGGCCTTCTAAATATCCTGGGACTTTTGGATGATCCATCTGGTGGGAGCGTGAAAGTACACGGAACCGATGTGACTCATCTGAAGGAGAAACAGCGGGTAGTGTTAAGACGGGACACTATAGGGTTTGTATTTCAGCAGTTCTTCCTAATTCCAACAATGACAGCAAGGGAAAATCTTGAACTTCCCCTGCTCTTCAGCAGAACAAAACCAGATCCAAAAAAGACAGAATCAATCCTTGAAATGCTCGGACTTGCTCACCGGGGTGATCACCTTCCATACCAGCTTTCAGGGGGTGAGATGCAACGTGTTGCCATCGGACGTGCCCTGATGAATGATCCGGAGGTAATACTTGCAGATGAGCCAACCGGAAATCTTGATTCTGTAAGTTCAGAAATGATCTACAACCTCTTCAGAGAACTCCGAAACAAAGGACTTACCCTTATCGTTGTCACTCATAACACCGACCTTGCCAAACGGGCAGACCGGGTAATTACAATAAGAGATGGTATACTGACTGAGAACGAACAGGTGTGCTGCCCCTGTTCATAA
- a CDS encoding DHA2 family efflux MFS transporter permease subunit, with product MIQLSLKRHINSCSQSRQRHFILMILIVGVFMANLDAVMVNVALPTITEFFKTDLALSQWTITGYILMMTSLLIIFAKVSEFTGITRLYILGWGLFTFSSLACGFTGTIEGLIFFRIIQGIGASMVYCGMGPLIIHASEPNQRGQAMGYITAAVAGATFIGPGLGGFITDFLGWQFIFLINVPIGIFLILCCLKYLNIPEKRSESIELDVLGSALLILTLVSCLLACSEFAQNLSLTLYITIYCLVCVISLVAFVFFESRSQNPLVDLKIFKNQTFRISIICLLFFFLVINSTNIVSPFYFESVMGYSPAASGTSLMLVPFMMIVVSPIIGRLYDHYRLDYSTYGLIFVAVSCVIQAIGSLSVNRVLIFISLCLRGIGCGLFQGPNNTDILHSLDPEKSAMSSSVASASRTLGIALGVSFASTFMSLAPGWNGQSGPVLIQGAELMQYNCGITLFAASIVCIIVIFVSRFGRVKIRNNN from the coding sequence ATGATTCAATTATCGCTAAAACGCCATATAAACTCATGTTCACAGTCCCGGCAAAGGCATTTCATTCTGATGATTCTCATTGTCGGAGTGTTCATGGCAAATCTTGATGCTGTCATGGTCAATGTAGCGTTACCGACAATAACGGAATTTTTTAAAACTGATCTGGCCTTGTCACAGTGGACTATTACCGGGTATATCCTCATGATGACGAGCCTGCTTATCATCTTCGCAAAGGTATCAGAATTTACCGGGATTACCAGGCTATATATTCTGGGATGGGGTCTCTTTACGTTTAGCTCACTTGCCTGTGGTTTTACGGGAACAATAGAAGGACTCATTTTCTTCCGTATTATCCAGGGAATTGGTGCATCCATGGTTTATTGCGGGATGGGTCCCCTTATCATCCATGCCAGTGAGCCCAATCAGAGGGGACAGGCGATGGGGTACATAACAGCAGCTGTAGCAGGTGCAACGTTTATTGGTCCCGGACTTGGAGGATTTATTACTGATTTTCTTGGCTGGCAGTTTATTTTTCTCATAAATGTTCCAATAGGGATTTTTCTAATACTTTGTTGCCTGAAATATCTCAATATCCCTGAGAAGAGATCAGAATCTATTGAATTAGATGTATTGGGATCTGCATTGCTTATCCTGACACTTGTATCTTGTCTGCTGGCATGTTCTGAATTTGCTCAAAACCTTAGTTTAACACTATATATTACAATATATTGCCTTGTTTGTGTTATCTCATTGGTTGCTTTTGTATTTTTTGAATCCAGGAGTCAAAATCCATTAGTTGATCTGAAGATATTCAAAAATCAGACTTTCAGAATTTCAATTATTTGTCTGCTTTTTTTCTTTCTTGTAATAAATTCGACAAATATTGTAAGTCCATTTTATTTTGAAAGTGTCATGGGGTATAGCCCGGCAGCATCTGGTACGTCATTAATGCTGGTTCCATTCATGATGATTGTGGTTTCTCCAATTATCGGGAGGTTGTATGATCATTACCGGCTGGATTATTCTACATATGGGTTGATATTTGTGGCTGTATCCTGTGTTATTCAGGCTATTGGGTCATTATCTGTAAATCGTGTCCTTATTTTCATTTCACTCTGTCTCCGGGGTATAGGATGTGGTCTGTTTCAGGGTCCTAATAATACTGACATCCTTCATTCTCTTGATCCAGAAAAGTCTGCTATGAGCTCATCTGTTGCTTCTGCTTCCCGAACCCTGGGCATTGCATTGGGAGTATCGTTTGCCAGTACTTTTATGTCTCTGGCCCCAGGTTGGAATGGTCAATCAGGTCCGGTTTTAATACAAGGGGCAGAATTGATGCAATATAACTGTGGAATTACACTGTTTGCAGCAAGTATTGTTTGTATTATTGTTATTTTCGTATCTCGTTTTGGAAGAGTTAAGATTCGCAATAATAATTAA
- a CDS encoding thiamine-phosphate synthase family protein, with amino-acid sequence MADDLIELYGKFSLALEKIEQCREFVSFIPEVRTNMVYARQGAKTRADVLAVDGRITVVRNMPYAAGRPRLGASSHMARLIIELAKVDPSYRAGIDFMNNPAFAVWLKQYCAEKGWVFSVIDRSNEPEEVKEKECGSMPWKVAEAVRACGGVAPKIFYETGAVGKEPVTVLVGRDPIEVVDQIIEIAQRYTAESASQSEV; translated from the coding sequence GTGGCAGATGATCTCATTGAATTATATGGAAAATTTTCCCTGGCCCTGGAAAAGATTGAGCAATGCAGGGAATTCGTCTCATTTATCCCGGAAGTGAGAACCAATATGGTGTATGCAAGGCAGGGTGCAAAAACCAGGGCTGATGTCCTTGCAGTGGACGGGAGAATAACAGTGGTGCGTAATATGCCATACGCTGCAGGACGCCCCCGGTTAGGTGCATCCAGTCATATGGCCCGGTTGATCATCGAGCTTGCGAAAGTAGATCCCTCATACCGGGCGGGAATTGATTTCATGAACAATCCTGCATTTGCGGTATGGCTGAAACAATATTGTGCAGAAAAAGGATGGGTCTTTTCAGTCATTGACCGGAGTAATGAGCCTGAAGAAGTAAAAGAGAAAGAATGTGGTTCGATGCCCTGGAAAGTGGCAGAAGCTGTCCGGGCATGTGGAGGGGTTGCTCCCAAAATCTTTTATGAAACCGGAGCGGTTGGCAAGGAACCGGTCACCGTTCTGGTAGGCAGAGATCCTATCGAAGTTGTGGATCAGATTATCGAGATTGCGCAGAGATATACCGCTGAATCGGCATCTCAGTCAGAGGTATAA
- the thiI gene encoding tRNA uracil 4-sulfurtransferase ThiI: MNTDIWLVRYSEIFLKSEPVRRSWEDILIRSLSGRLPDCDVTRERGRIWISGPVNPDQLRYTFGVHSFSPCKKESLTNIKEQIIRFAGETGIRNASTFALRIHRTGEHSFTSQELARDLGDHVRIFYPSLRVDLKNPEYELHIEVRERNCYFYTEIFPGPGGVPPGASGTLVALHSGGIDSPVAMYMMMKRGCKIIPVYIKIAPFHDDSSEERARLIVEHLRRYQPDLSIQVIEDGQVYANRMQLKKKGMEKYACVLCKRHLYRIAEEIAQKSGAKGIVTGESLGQVASQTLDNLFVLDDAIDMPVYRPLIGYDKEETINIARTIGTFDLSIMQVPSCCCAIPFKPATTSERGRINEIEKNLYNK, from the coding sequence ATGAACACTGATATTTGGTTAGTTAGATATTCTGAAATATTTCTAAAAAGTGAACCTGTCAGGAGATCATGGGAGGATATCCTAATCAGGTCACTGTCGGGCAGATTGCCAGACTGCGATGTGACCAGGGAGAGAGGGCGTATATGGATATCAGGACCAGTAAATCCAGACCAGCTCAGATATACATTTGGTGTGCATTCCTTTTCTCCATGTAAAAAAGAATCTCTCACCAATATAAAAGAACAAATAATCAGGTTTGCTGGAGAGACTGGTATCAGGAATGCATCCACCTTTGCTCTTAGAATCCACCGGACAGGAGAACATTCCTTTACTTCCCAGGAACTAGCACGGGATCTTGGAGATCATGTGAGAATTTTTTACCCATCGTTACGCGTAGACCTTAAAAATCCAGAGTACGAACTACATATTGAAGTCAGGGAACGGAATTGTTATTTTTACACCGAAATATTCCCCGGACCAGGTGGAGTGCCCCCTGGTGCATCAGGAACCCTTGTTGCCCTTCATTCAGGTGGCATTGATTCGCCTGTTGCGATGTATATGATGATGAAACGGGGTTGTAAAATCATCCCGGTCTACATAAAAATCGCCCCATTTCATGATGACAGTTCAGAAGAGAGGGCACGTCTCATCGTTGAGCATCTCAGAAGATATCAACCAGATCTCTCAATTCAGGTGATCGAAGATGGCCAGGTGTATGCAAACCGCATGCAACTCAAAAAGAAAGGTATGGAAAAGTATGCATGTGTTCTCTGCAAACGACATCTCTATCGTATTGCTGAAGAGATAGCACAAAAATCAGGAGCAAAAGGAATTGTTACCGGGGAATCTCTTGGCCAGGTCGCCTCCCAGACACTTGATAATCTCTTTGTTCTTGATGATGCTATTGATATGCCGGTGTATCGCCCACTCATCGGATATGATAAAGAGGAGACAATAAACATTGCACGTACCATCGGAACATTTGATCTTTCAATCATGCAGGTCCCGTCATGCTGCTGTGCTATCCCGTTTAAACCGGCTACAACATCAGAACGGGGAAGGATCAATGAGATAGAAAAGAATCTTTACAACAAGTAA
- a CDS encoding AIR synthase family protein → MTGNGQKIGKIDVGIFNSFLQHRLGAPDSSVIVPPRTGIDAGVISLGNEEVLIVAEDPIFAIPGQPLEMFGWYTVHIGASDVAVMGVRPRYMTYSLLLPPETPDEDLKVIVQSIHEAAKELGIAIVGGHTGYYPGFAAPTIGGVTVFATAKEGSYVTPAGAQPGDVVILTKGPAIETAGILSVLREKDLLEHHDPDLVKRAQALCRKMSVVEDALTAMDTGGVTGMHDATEGGVIGGLFEIADASGVGMEIDESLFVYPPEVRMVCDHFRIDPIKAIAEGSLLLTAKKEYSDAILASLAKIGIAGSVIGTVTINPEHRILKRLDGSTVPLEVPAQDPFWPVFFESVA, encoded by the coding sequence ATGACTGGCAACGGGCAGAAGATTGGAAAGATAGATGTTGGGATCTTTAATTCATTTCTTCAGCACCGGCTTGGTGCTCCCGATTCATCAGTTATTGTTCCGCCTAGGACCGGGATTGATGCAGGGGTAATCTCTCTTGGTAACGAAGAGGTCCTCATTGTAGCAGAAGATCCGATATTCGCGATACCCGGTCAGCCTCTTGAGATGTTTGGGTGGTATACCGTTCACATTGGTGCAAGTGATGTTGCAGTGATGGGTGTTCGCCCCCGGTATATGACCTATTCACTGCTCCTCCCTCCTGAAACACCAGATGAGGATCTGAAAGTCATTGTTCAATCAATTCATGAAGCTGCAAAAGAACTTGGAATTGCAATTGTTGGTGGTCACACCGGATATTATCCGGGTTTTGCAGCACCAACGATTGGAGGCGTAACAGTATTTGCAACTGCAAAGGAGGGCTCATATGTCACTCCGGCTGGAGCACAACCCGGAGACGTGGTTATTCTAACCAAAGGTCCGGCAATCGAGACTGCAGGGATTTTATCAGTTCTCCGGGAAAAGGATCTCCTTGAGCATCATGATCCCGATCTTGTGAAGCGGGCACAGGCACTCTGCAGGAAGATGAGTGTTGTTGAAGATGCCCTGACTGCAATGGATACCGGTGGTGTAACCGGGATGCATGATGCCACAGAGGGTGGGGTTATCGGAGGATTATTTGAGATTGCTGATGCAAGTGGTGTCGGAATGGAGATTGATGAATCACTGTTTGTATATCCTCCAGAGGTCAGGATGGTATGCGACCATTTCAGGATTGATCCCATCAAAGCTATTGCTGAAGGTTCTCTCCTCCTCACCGCGAAGAAGGAATATTCAGATGCTATTCTTGCATCACTCGCAAAAATCGGTATTGCGGGATCGGTGATAGGGACAGTAACCATCAATCCGGAGCACCGTATATTAAAGCGTCTTGATGGTTCCACAGTCCCCTTGGAAGTTCCAGCCCAGGATCCCTTCTGGCCGGTTTTCTTTGAAAGTGTCGCATAA
- a CDS encoding AEC family transporter: MEQLYPLIRSVSIFFLLVLFIQILKRRGFFETGNTAIFGKVITEIILPITIFSTLAVGEIKPQLIYASLIYLVASLLICCIAYIICTLFHFSNPITGTIVILAGFGSTSTIAYPLISQTYGINSEAMTSALIIGEFGSCIPFFTIGILIVAYFGQRSRGSLFYNNIIAFFRSPIFISLIAGLVVSQIPTLSTLMTSPFFTSFFEYFNNGFEMLVAITIGLMLKPIKINDILIYMAITLPLALICLPLLVYAGATLTQTPSLIREILVIEAAVPSGTVAAVMAERYGCDGSLASTIVIISFLLSLVTIPLISITLL, encoded by the coding sequence ATGGAACAACTATACCCCCTTATCCGTTCGGTTTCTATCTTCTTTTTATTAGTTTTGTTTATTCAGATCTTAAAACGGAGAGGTTTTTTTGAAACAGGTAATACCGCAATTTTTGGAAAGGTGATTACAGAGATCATACTTCCGATTACTATTTTCTCAACGCTGGCAGTAGGAGAGATTAAACCACAATTAATTTATGCATCACTCATTTACCTTGTTGCCAGCCTCCTCATCTGTTGTATCGCCTACATTATCTGTACATTATTCCACTTTTCAAACCCGATTACAGGAACAATCGTCATTCTTGCAGGATTTGGAAGTACCTCAACTATCGCATATCCGCTTATTAGCCAGACGTATGGCATAAATAGTGAAGCAATGACAAGTGCTCTGATTATTGGTGAATTTGGATCATGTATTCCATTTTTTACAATTGGAATCCTGATTGTTGCATATTTTGGCCAAAGATCAAGAGGGAGTCTTTTTTATAATAATATAATAGCATTTTTCAGATCTCCTATCTTTATCTCTTTGATTGCTGGATTGGTAGTTTCCCAGATTCCCACCCTTTCCACTTTAATGACATCACCATTTTTTACAAGTTTTTTTGAATATTTTAATAACGGGTTTGAAATGCTCGTTGCCATTACGATTGGTCTGATGCTTAAACCAATAAAAATCAATGATATTCTCATATATATGGCAATCACCCTCCCTCTGGCATTAATTTGTCTCCCACTATTAGTCTATGCAGGAGCAACCCTGACCCAAACACCCTCTCTGATCCGGGAAATTCTGGTAATAGAAGCGGCAGTTCCTTCAGGAACTGTAGCAGCAGTTATGGCTGAAAGATATGGATGTGACGGATCTCTGGCTTCTACTATTGTGATAATTTCGTTTTTGCTCAGCCTGGTAACGATTCCTCTGATTTCAATTACTCTTTTATAA
- a CDS encoding winged helix-turn-helix transcriptional regulator, with translation MNIQTNKPEKVCPVEVALNIIDGKWKLRILYFLQDRTLRYNEIQEKIPGITQKVLTSQLRQLEKDGILTRRAYAEIPPRVEYSLTPIGKKLITVYKALNVWALEYLDQELVRN, from the coding sequence ATGAATATTCAAACCAATAAACCAGAGAAAGTATGCCCGGTTGAAGTTGCATTAAATATTATTGACGGAAAGTGGAAACTTCGAATTCTGTATTTTCTTCAGGACAGAACACTGCGATACAATGAAATCCAGGAGAAGATACCTGGAATAACTCAGAAAGTTCTGACAAGCCAGCTTCGCCAGCTCGAAAAAGATGGTATTCTCACACGTAGAGCATATGCTGAGATTCCTCCCAGGGTAGAATATTCTCTAACGCCGATAGGAAAAAAACTGATAACGGTTTATAAGGCACTCAATGTATGGGCTCTTGAGTACCTGGACCAGGAACTAGTCAGGAATTAA